TACCCCCGCAAGCATGCAAAAATTAAGCCGTTGTTTCAACGATTATCTCGGGACTCGTCGACACAACTTGCGCCATTGTAGGAAAATGTGTATGAAGCTGAACGGTCGTCCTAACATGTTCAGTggtaattttctttcctttcgcgGGTTAAAATCCCACAGCCACGTTCCTTTCAGGAAAATTCGCAATGAACATAAGAAGCTAAACGAGCTTAAGCATTGTCAGTGTCAAGCGATAGGCACACTTCGTTTGATTTTTCGCAAGTCGGATACGGTTTCGCGCTTTTTTTCTACTTATTGTATCATTGTCAGAAAAAGGACTATATATTATCATGGTCATTTCTAAACTAAAAAGCAGTATTTGCAAGCCATGTTCTAAGTACTCCCTACCGATGTTAGGGAATAGCAAGATGGACAGTCAAGACAAAAGTTTGCGGAATCCGAATCAGCGAAAAAAATAAACTTGTGTTGCCTCGCCCTTCagttatatgttttttttttttggcggataGAGCAGGCATGTCTGCTTGTGCTTCTCTGCATTTTAGTGACGAGATATGCCTTAATTATCCGAAATAAACTTCCTTCCACGCATCCGTATCCACCAAATTTTCGTCTTTCACTGTACGTAGGGACTATTATTTCGGCTCTCTTCCATGCTTTCTGCTCTTACTTATTCACACTTTTCTTTGAAATGCGCAGAAGCATCAAAATGAAAATGGTCATTGAGTCATTCTTGGTGTCCACTCCGAGCAAGTGGAAATTGGCTTGCATACTGCAACATCGCTGTGTATTTTTAACTGCAACCTGGCTGAGAGTGGGTGATAAGGTTAGCAAACTCCAAATGCAAACCTTGAGGTTCGTCCGGAATTAGGCAGTTGCAGCGATGTCCTCCGGTTTATGCTTCCCTGAATCGGAAACTTAAGTTGTGTGTGTTCATTAGCGTATAAAAAATAGTGCGCATTTTTAGTGAGCAGGATGGGAACTACCTGGATGAACCCAATTGATAATGGACGTGAAGTCACTAGTGAAATTCCACTAATTAATGCATTTATAAATAAGTTAAACATGATATGTACAAGCTCAAGCAGTTGTCCGTTTCAAATTTAGTGCTCCATTTTGTTGTTTCACTTCCTAATGCAATGATTTTATTGGTAAATTTAACATTATGCTTCCTCTTGGTACCGAACACAAAGCACGGTGAAGGGCAATGAATAAAGCATTGCACTTGTTTTCTTATTACGTCTGCGCTGTTCAACGCTGCGCTTAAACTGACGGGTATATCGAAACATTTCCCTCCAACTCGCAGTACTTTCCATAAAACAATAAACCTTCAATTTTCGTTTTAATATATCTTTATGTTACCAGAAGAGCTAGAACTCTGCGCTTTTAATTGCCACGCTCCTTGAAATCGGCGAGGAAAATCTGTCAGATGTAAAGTTTTCGTTTGTGCACTGCAATGAGGCAAACTCGTCCACATGCTAAAGTTTTTCCCTGAATTTTCAAATTTGTCAATTCAGGAAGGGAAGCTTACGTTACGTCTGTACTTTGGAAGTGCAGAAAGGACGAAACTTTCAGGTAGTTTTATCAtatttttttgccttgaaagaaTTTCAACGTGCGTAATCACGTGTTGTGATATAAGATAGTAGTGATGAGTGAGAGAAGACGAATACAAGGAGAGCTGGAACGGTCATCTCGCTAAACATGAATCCAGCCCGCTTTATTCTATAATGCATGGCCCGCAAAGGGAAGGAATGCAAGTGGCAGAAAGCAAAGACAGTACGGATGACGTCATCATACAACGACGTGAATGCAGTGTGCAGCCCAATGCGCATGCCCTCGCACACAAATGATAAAACACATTTCTGGTCCGCTGTTAGATGGGTAGTACACCCGTCCACGCACGTAGCATGCAGACACACCACAGCGACAGGTGTCCAGGACTGTCTCCCATAAAACGTTCCGTACAGCGGCCGTTGTACACAGGCGTTACCTAACTTTCAGCCGCGGTTCGAATTCAACCTTTTCGcgaaggaggataaactttaaTCTCTCACCAGTAGCTACAAGAAACTCGTCTCGAATGCGTTTTGTGGACACTCACCGTGTGAGAGAAAATTTTGATGAATAAATCAGTGTGTTGAAATAGTTTAAGCTAAAATCAATTCTGCTAAGCCTATGGTAAGTGAGACGCGAAGCCTTCTCAGGTGGAAGGGGGTTGCGTGGTGCTCCTGGACTCTCATTCAAAGTTGGGACCGCCGGCAGAATTATAGTGTGGAATTGTGGTCCTGACATGCGGTGTTGATAATCATTTGAATTCCATTTTGGCGGCATGCATGGATTGAGACCGGAAGGCATGAAAGTCGGTATTGGGCGATTAAACTTTATTTAGCGTTAACGCAACTTATCGAATATTTAGTGTCGACATGATCATGCCCAGCAACAATAACAGCATTTAAAGAGCTACAGAAGTTATTCGTATTGCATTAGGCTCAAGAAAAACCTAATTCGCTTTAACATTGCTTTGCATAACAAAATGTTGATTAGAAGTTTCTGAAGACGCTGTGTAGCTCTTTCTTGTAGCAAGGAATACAAACGGAAGGCTTGGAAGTTATTACTTAGATGAAACTTTGTTTATCGATAAGAGAAATTATCGAATCTTCAAGGTCCACATGATCATGTCCCGGCAACATTTACAGAATTTAAAGGCTAGGTGCTTGCGTCTTATTAGGCTCATGAAATATCTAATTCGCTTTAATATTGCCTTTGCATAAGAAAACACAGAAGTTGTATACCTTTCTTGTAGCCGTAAGGTAGCGCTTCAGTGGATATCAAAAAGTAATTATCCCTGAGGAACCTGACAACGTGCCTTATTATCAAGTGCTTGTTCATAAAACCACTTCAGAAAttttaaaaaaggcggaaggtctTATTTTAAGCATCTACGAATGATCATGACGTCGTACTCTTCGCGTATCAATTTCTCACCGCTCCTGTCCTGTTCATTGTGAACAAGATTCCCAAGTGGAACTTGAAACTTCTTTTGTTTTAGACTATATGGTCAGTGACTGTTTCATTTCCCGTAGTAACCATTGTGCGTATACATTCTAATCACACAAACAAGTGATCTCATTCAATGTCGGGCAAGATAATAAAAGTCTAGCATAACGTAGTCGTATTAGCAGAGACACATACTGCTCAGAGGccaactgcgcacgcgcagtggtccCGCCTGGCCCCATCCATGACACAGCGCGTGGTCAGGTTGTGTGGAATAAACCGCTGTATGTCGCCGCTAATAAGTTGCTGGCATGGTAAAAAGTATCATTGAGCATGGCTAGTGTGGCATATGCTTATGATTTGACGCATTGGCATGGgcattatttttttctgccgTCGACTGCAAAGCTTCAAGGTTAAAACAATGCCCGCAGTTTGATAAAGTATGAAATCACTTGTCTAGCGTGTAAGATCAAATCGACTGGAAAGGTAAAGGCTGCTATCATATTTGCACGAAAGCGTTACACAAGCAAACCCTGGTAGGGGCACATAAAACTGAAGTATAACAATCGCGGTCGATGCTGGACACTAGCTGAGTTTCAAACCGCCCGACCACTTTGAAGCTGGCGAAGCGGTAGCAGCGCAATCTGCGAAGTTCCAACACGCCCACCCACTCAAGAGAACTATACCCTGTGCAAAGGCAGATTAACTGCTGCTCAGCACCACTGCAACAGCGCATTTAAAATTGGTGGCCAGACCACCAACCCTCCTACGATAGCCGGTCGCCCAGGATGGATTTCGTAGAACTGTGGAGACTGCACCACCTGCTTCTCCGGGCGACGCTTGACGACCTGAGATCCCTCGATGACGCTAACATGTCGTGGCTACCGAAGGTGAGACAGCTGAACTCAGCAGTTGCTCGAGCCGCAATCTGCGAAGCTGTGAAGGGTGCTGAGACGAAGGAAGAGGCGTTGTACCGCATAGCCACGATCCGCTGCTGGCTGTTTCCGAGACAGTACTTCCCGGAATTTAAATTTTACAACCTGAATTCACTGATGCCGGTTGCTGAGTGTACGCAGGTGATGAAGAATATCGTCTATGCCATTACACCCCTCTCCAGCGGCATCGTGGTTCATGCTGTCAGTGTGCGCGGGAATGCCGTGTACTCCTGCTTGATGGCTGAAGAATCGCAGCCCCTGTCCGGGGAAGAGGCGGTGGTCTACGTGGTCTTTTGTACCACTCGGCCATGGCTGGCTGTTCATTCAATGGGGAGAAAATTGAAGGCCGAAGTGAATAACTATCTTGGCTTTCTTCTCGAGTATAGAGCCAAGCACTTTCAAAAGGTGAAGCCCGGAAACGTCCCCCTTGCCTCACAAGCCACACCCAGTTGTCTCTTTCCATCTACACCACAAGGATACTGCAATGCGCGGCTTCCAGCTCAGCAACAGCCTTCAGCGCATACCTCTTCGTCTGACAATGTGGAGCAAGATTCTTCCAGTTTGAGCTTGCAAGGCAAGTTGTTTCTTAATAGTTAGAATTTGTAGCCCTAACACATCTTTCTTAATTTAGATTTAACATGGCTACTATCAGAATGTCTTATCGATGCCGTTCTCTAAATTTTGTGGTGGAAGTTAATCAAACTCGTCCCACTTGTTATACCTAGGTCCGCTTATTTcgcttttcattttttaaatcGGGGGACATGTTCTGTGTACAACGTAGCAAAAAATGGTTTGCATTATTAATTGTGGCAAATGTTTTGTTCTAGATAAAATACTTTCGTCTTTTTTTCCATGAACTATACAATTTCCGCATGGGGTTCGAAGTTGCGTTATTTAATAATGGTCACACCTTCTTTTTAGCTCATGTAGCTCATGAGATGTATTTGCTGCATAATTGCCTGTACAGCAATTATGGCAGCCAAAAGTACGGACTTAGGATACAGTAAAAAAATCGTTTCTATATGATCAGGACTGAAGACTGTAACGTAATGGCAGTGCATTTCTAAAACCTTGATTGCGCTGCTCTCATGAAACCTTGCGTTGAATGAGAGGCTCGAACTTCCATTGGACGCCGTCCTGACACCTGCACCTGGAATAACGCCTAACCAGTGAAAAATTCCGGACATCACACTTTCTTGCCGTTTATGCATTGTAACTTCTGCGGTTGCTTGTTATGGTTCCAAGAGTTAGTGCCTTCGCATGCAATGGAAAAACTGTTTTTCCAAATGATGGCCCTTATACAATGATAAGGCTGAGCAGACCGTGCTAGGAAGCTGACTGCGCTTGGTTGGGAACCAGAGCCACACAATCTGCAAAGACGAGTTCAAGTTCATGATAGAATGCCTCAAAGCTATCAACCACAGTACGAAGTTCCAAACATGCCGTTCTCTCATCCCGTCGCCTGTATAATTTCACCTGAGGCTTATTGTAACCGATATTGAAAAGAAGGCTAGTCTTGACGTCCATGTAAGGAATGCTACACTTTCTCAGGGAAGACCTACTTTATAAATTGAAGGCGCATATTTTAAACTGAGAACGCCAACCCCCAACTGCATGAAAATCGATACCCTTTCCGAAAATGTCACCAATTCTTTCAAAACTTGCCCATATATTCGCTGCTTTCCGTCTCCATCATTCCAAAATGTGTTTAGAAATCGGTTTCCAAACGGTCGTTGTCTCGGTTCAGGCGAAAAAACAATTTCTGTATTAAATTCTGGTGCCAAATATCACATAAAAATGAAGGAATAATCGAATTACTCACACTTGGTCgatattttcggagcccttcactacgctgtCCATGATAGCCCTGATTTCTACTTGCGCATTGGTGCAGAGGTTAAGTGATGTGGCCCTGCCAAGGCATCGATGCCTTGCATGCCCATCGATGCCTGCTAAGGAACAAAGCCATCGATGGGGCTTGGTGCTCTTCTGGAGTTCCAGTAAGGCACACGCGCAGCGCCACGCTTTCTTGAttacaatccgatgggcaggttgccagCTACCACGCTGGCCACGTTGTGGTAGTCACGGTCACGTGACGTCTTTTGAATAATAGAGTAATTTTGTAACGGCGACGATGAAAAATTTTCGTGAGGGAACAACCTAAGCACTGAAGCAGTAATGATTGCGGCACGGAAGTATCATTTACTAATAAGAAAACGCAATAGTAGTTTCCTTATTTAAAAGCAAATGGCTCAGTATGGAGGAGAACGGTGCAGAAGCTTGAAGGGAGAGGAACAGAAAGACTGAAAGGCAGCGAGGTCAACctggcgatgcccagtaggctaccccaCACGTAGGGAGAAGaaagtggaaagaaagaaaaagtggcaaTGAAATCAGTTTTTCACGTGTGCATCGACCATACCTAACGCTTAATTTTTAATTCGGGAACACAACTCCGCCCGTTAAGAAATTCAAGAGCGCCTTCACCACTTTCCTTTGTGATGAAGGATAAACGACCGGCATTTTGCGTGGTATGGAAATGTTTAAACATCAAAAATGAAGATTATACGATAAAAAAGGGCTGAAATTCAAAATTTCATAACAGTTCACTTTCAAAGAGTTCTTGTTAGTTATTTTTTATGAGGCAATGTAGGCTAAATGAATAAAGGAGCCTCGGTGAATTGTTGCTGAGCCACATCAATTTTTGAAATTTTACGCTGAGTGACGTGTTCGTACAATTAGGCAGCATAAAAAAATGCATTGCACCGATAAACAATGGCAGAAACAAAGATCTGAGTTAGGTTTGTGTAATGAATTACGCATATTTTGCTAATATGGGTAGGACGGCATCTGTCTGTGGCTGACATTTAAACTTGCAGAGTTCTTATATATTTGGCGACCGTTAATGTCTCGAACTAAAACAAGAAACATTGAATTGTTCGGCACTGAGATGTAATGCAAGTTACAGTTGGCTTATGATGATGTTCATGCAGTCGTACATGAAGCACATCCAGGGAGTTGCCCACGTCATCGGCAGGCTCATTTTCCGCATGCGTCAAAACAGGGTTTTTCTCCGAACAATTCACTTATCGGCTTTATTTAGCTTGGTTTCCTTTGAACATGCAGACTCACGTTGTGAGAGCGCCCatgcgaaaatgaaaaaaaaacagcatgaaaaAGTACTGCTGCGAAAAAAACTGCGAAAGCTACTTCGAAAGCAGTACATAACACGGTGCCAACACAGAATCTTGCGCGAAGCGACGGAGTAActtgggtaagctcgggttagttcggaggagcgtcccgccagctgcagccaatggcagTGTGACCTTGAGGGAGACCTTTAACAagcctagcatagcaacagcatatgcagaaataaaataattattgGCGCAACTAGGTCTTGAGCCcacggcgcaaacagatcagcttggctggccactaCAAGAGAGCACATAGATGCTATCGCCGCAACCAATCGCGCAACattttgttgttgccttcgtgacatggcacatacccacaacgggggattggccagggttcagtggggtgACCAcctagaatagggtaaactggtgccaaggtaatgattgtgccttggccGAAGtttcagagtaattaaaaagaaaaagaaaatacgcaATATTGGGAGAAAATATCTGAGAactaaatatatgaaaatacccgaccgctcttttaaatgcggaaaaaACATGTTAAACAAaagcacactctcgcgctcttCATTGCACATCATCTTTGATCTTCGGCCCGACCGATCGGATGAACTCAATTTGTCAGAGCTTAACCTTAAAGCAACACCGTCGCCAGTCATGCCGACAACCCAGCAGAGCAAAACAAAGAGTAAACACACGTTTTTGCACTTGTAGTCGGTTTAACTGTGCTAAAGCCGTTACACTTTTTTTCTGCcattacgaagtttctgtgggagctgtgtagctttcctttctagacgtgtggctgcgcttggggtGGATGGGTGACAGTGAGCAATCCCTCCCTGATTACCAATCTACTCTACCTAGGGTAATTACTGTAAAATCGGACCAACAATTTCTCCCCGTTTAAAACTGGAAAACTCGACGCCCTTTGAACCCTGAAGCCGGGCTTGTTTAGTTCTTTATTCTAGTCTTTATTTTCTGGCATTTCTTTTCTTGAACACTTACAACAATCTTTCACACGCACTTTAGTACGTGCTAAAAATAACCAGGTTTCTGGATATTTCCTTGCACATACCAATAACTTTCTATCAACATATCGTTTTGAAGTCATTTCCGTGTTAGGGTGCGCTTCCCCATGTCAGTATACGGTGCGACAACGTGCGAGGCCCTAGAATGCCTAGAACATATTTGCCAAACTTAATATTAGAAACCTAAAAGGTGGCAACAAGGTTACCCTAGGTCTGAGATGGAGAAAAAAGTGATGAATGGCATTCCATCTTGGATGTTTTTCCATCTTTGATAATTGCTCCGCTTTTTTTTCCCACTCCTAGGGGAAGCTGAAGACGCTGTCACTCCGCAAGGGCTCTTCTACTGTTACAATTGTTTCGAGGACTTGGAATCAAAACGCAACTTCGAACTGCACTGGCAAAAGGAGCACGCACCTAGAAACCGAACGTCCGAAACGGATGTCCAGTAGTCGTGTTCAACCATTTCGCGGTAAGACGCGTTATGTGGCTTTTAATGTATATCAATAGCATAGCTAGGTGCGCTACACGAAATAAAAAGAATGTTCCTTGTCGCTAAAATTAATCCTACACTTTATGAGTCAAGGCCATATTATCTTATCAAAGATCCCATCTTAGGCCATTCCAACGGACTATCACCACACCCAGTAACGCCCGCCCTCTTATGGAAgatgcagccgccacggtggctgagtggttatggcgctcggctgctggcctgaaagacgcgggttcgatcctggccgtggcggcctaatttcgatggaggcgaaattctagaggcccgtgtactgtgcgatgtcagtgcacgttaaagaaccccaggtggtcgaaattcccggagcccttcactacggcgtctctcatagcctgagtcgctttgggacgttaaacccccataaaccaaaccatcttacGGAAAAtgcacctcaacctcaaaatgcgaTCATTTGCCTTTCCTTCGCATTCGTGCCTTCCATATGCTTTATTAAAATATTTAATGGTTCGATGAAAGTTCGTCTGGTCGGGGAATCGTGCAGGGAATCGGCGAGGCACTATCCcgcgtgttttcaaaatatgacatgcgcattgcccacatcccgaccagcaagctccgtaaccagctcgtgaacgtgaaagataaactgccgattgaagcatttccaggtgtcatctaccagatcccatgtgctaattgcccccaggtttacgttggcgaaacaaGTTCCCCAGGAGGCTTAACGGCCGCAAACGTGAagtcagaaataataatcacacgacgaacgccattgccgagcatgtaCAAGAGCATACTCgtacgattgactgggaccacgccactgtcatcgcgaaggaaaggagcatgtcatctcggcggctgatggaatctctaatcatccaatcgacaccagctaccatgaaccgggtgcaaggaaccatgccacccatctacgtacgctccttgcgccacgtgttacgtatatagGTCGCGACAATTTGTTGTCCCGCTCAGTgaccaaggaacccgtacgaggttccgaaacgtctttgaatttcatgacatggtcagtgaccgcattcctttttcttcatatGCTTTATTCCAACTAGGATTTCATAAACTAGCGTGTTCAACCCGTCCCACGTTTCTCTTTTCACATCTCTTGAAGTTACTCGTGATTtccttccatagctcgctgcactgcTCGCACTTAAATACAAGCCTTCACATTAGCCTCTAAGTTTCATCCGATCCTTCTATAAGCGCATCGGTAAATGAATCGCTCAATTTTCTTCTAGCTCTGTGCAAGTACGTTGCAAGGCCCGGAAGTATATCAAAAGACGCAAACTAATTGCTTAACACTATGTCCTCATCTATCATTCGCGTTCTAAGGTCTAGTTAAACTGCTCTAGGTTCAACATACTACCGAGAGTGAAGATGGCGTATTGATATTAGGAACTTCAGTCCGCGTGGTGTGGGCGGTTCCAATCTAGCTGATGAGAGTTAAGACAAATTCCGAAGAGGGTGTGAAAACCGAAGAGGATGGGAAGGCcagtcgtgtgactgatcacaccattcgagtttccgaaagtgcatctgcgacccggacgtttaaagcggacatgtctctcattgctaaacatttagtgccaacaacaagctcagccagggaaacgtacctccagctacgtatatcctggcatagcggagctaagccactgccaattttgtttagGACAAAAAGAAAATCTTAAACTGTTATAAATAAGACATTTTTTTGATTTTCCTGTGAGGCAAAGGGATATTGCTTGCCTAAGCGGAACggtcgaaattttttttcttcgcagaaaaagaaatgggtGCCTTGTGTCAAGGGGCGTAACAAGTTCTTTCAATTCTGCGACGGGCGGAGAAGTTCCTGATATCTTGCAAAAAAATTTTAACGAGAAAAGTTCTTTTTTCATGTGTACTATTGTCAAATCCAAGGCTCGACTTGttaaaaaaaacttgaaactATATAACCTAACATATAAACTTAATCTACCCCTGTTTTATTTTCCGAATGCAAGCTGGAAtattgttttttgtgtttttgggCAAAAGAGTAGAATGAACAGGCACGAAAAAGATCTTAGCGAGGAGGTACCGGACTACCTGATTCGCGAAAACGTTCAGTGTGAAACAGGATCTAATAAATTGGCATCGTCAATAAGATGTCCTGACGCATCCTCTCTGGTCATGATTTTAATATTTCTTTCCTTGTTACCTATCATGAATACTTGCAATGAAAGATGCAAAAATGCTTCCTATATGGATGAATAGCACTGAGTAAAGCGGCCTACAAGGACTCCATCGAGGTCACACGTACTATTAGACATCGGGTGGACTGGGGGGGATAACTGGCGAATTCTGATGAGTGGTTTGTAGTAAATACTAGCCATTACGGGAGTTTCACGGGTCTCAATGTCTTCTCGTGAACAGCAAACTAGGTCTTGAATCATCTTAACAAAAGGTGTACACCCAAAAAATCTGCCGGCAGAGTGCGAAACAAGTGGTACTTCCGCAGTGCTTAGTATAACGGATCACTTTAGTTAAGGTGTAAGTTACGGCCTGCCTGCCCTGGAGGATTAGACGAGAATGCACTGTGACTATTTATGAGGTTTACGAACGCTGATTAGGGAAACAGTTGGTCGCGCATACATATAGAACGAAGAAAATAGCAGTAAAACTGCTTGGAGAGGGGTAGGAAGTTAGTCCAGCATAGCGGTGAGCATCCCGTGCGGGAGTGTGAGGCGCTCATGATTTGTCACCTTGTTTTCTCGTGGGTTATCTTGTGGTGGTGGTGCAGATATCACCGAAGAGGAACAGATGAGCGCGTTCACGAAACCAAGGAAATATCTCCAATAGCTCGATGGCTAACCTCAGTCTCAGCTGCAACGTGTTTTCGGTAATTTGCTTTATCGGCACTCTGAATTACTCACCAGTGCGTACCGATGTAACAGGTCGCTCATATCGAAACACAAGGCTATTTGACTAGTTAGCGTGGAGTACAGGTAAATACATGTCTGCTGCTCTTGCCATTGGAAACACTTCAAATGTTCGTCTTTCAATTATCAGTAATATGTTTCATGCATATATCTGTTTCACTTTCTTCCTAGCATAATCTCATCTACGCCTTCAACCTACTTGC
The genomic region above belongs to Amblyomma americanum isolate KBUSLIRL-KWMA chromosome 9, ASM5285725v1, whole genome shotgun sequence and contains:
- the LOC144103222 gene encoding uncharacterized protein LOC144103222 translates to MDFVELWRLHHLLLRATLDDLRSLDDANMSWLPKVRQLNSAVARAAICEAVKGAETKEEALYRIATIRCWLFPRQYFPEFKFYNLNSLMPVAECTQVMKNIVYAITPLSSGIVVHAVSVRGNAVYSCLMAEESQPLSGEEAVVYVVFCTTRPWLAVHSMGRKLKAEVNNYLGFLLEYRAKHFQKVKPGNVPLASQATPSCLFPSTPQGYCNARLPAQQQPSAHTSSSDNVEQDSSSLSLQGEAEDAVTPQGLFYCYNCFEDLESKRNFELHWQKEHAPRNRTSETDVQ